In Amycolatopsis coloradensis, one genomic interval encodes:
- a CDS encoding toxin glutamine deamidase domain-containing protein: protein MEMPDAVKWLLPIVVGESWPEGDEDKLRELRDAWHNASKAIQPIADTATKGATEVLGGWSGQGAEKFAEAWKKFVEGDEAYFKSLADSSKALGDSCNATALDVEYTKYMIIISLVILAAQIVAMIAAAAVTFGGSTAGIAPAQIATRMTVQMIFRQLMQKLAQEGFKKVAKELLEKLLKEGLKKIGKEVLQNTAMNLAMDAGIQGLQMAKGDRDSWDFSKTKDSAISGAVDGVVGAGSSSIGKGATKGLSDSVGGQIVDSAARGAVRGAAEGVASTVGQAAVTGDLDKLSAKDVLMGASGGAVGGGVDGAKSQIGDIKAANTPGASAGDGPSTPDVDSGDSGTPSRTPGSSDSGTSSESRSSSNSGSSSDSGTSSDSRSSSDSGSSDSSTSSDSRSSSDSGTSSRSDSSSDPAPRSTSDSQAASSRGSDGSADPQPRSESGPQRTADNDRISQSSTQAPERPADAPANTGDGQRPAQTHQNAPAAAADNGSGQQQQAAAGNQQQAPAAQSQAPAQTPAASPAPSPSQGPAASPAPSPSHNPSQSSAMPPAASSSTGAPSSSGGYGMASNPGSTSPAPSGGYGMAPGGNGPTPGGGFPPPGHDPSRPVRPNDSVQAAGFAGNGGPQQPRFDQPPAPMPFQGQQPMQPPPPGGFAPPPPPPPGGGGAMPPRGPQGQPGPMGPRPPQQHPGQGGYPQDRGPRQRPQQPPQPPGPQGPPRPPQGYQGRPGPGPGPNGGVPPRPQTPPPGPPPGNRGPAGYQPPPPRPQQPGNGPFPGNRGPVPPPPGHQSGHHPGRPGHPGQQPGRPMPPGAEPPRFGGPQRPPQVPAPRPGHDGNAGPQQPQRPQQQPPVRPVEHAPQQAPQDRGGNVLPKDTELPKDTEAPKDTNVPKDTELPKDVESPKDTEAPQDVTPDDRTTVDEPYLTDPDFHTDDPAAYRALAETQIDKRGFDKDTGEARSEQVRREGLAKRDAHEDPRVKEMSDQGAYAVHSYTRTDMAERITHAQRHGGAELEALRPHIEAITSGLNEMPAYEGLVSRRVNFNGNESAIRAFLEAHAKGQVIVDPQMLSTSRVTPEHPHSNFPGEVEMRIQSKTGRHIEDLASKKEEREVLMKSATQLRVTDVKMGPGHPEHPDYKKRLDDGSPNELPKWIVECEEVVAGDDGHLSPDEVHQKVAERRDYNNAVQERLAQEAADQEAQLRREHPELFQGQGLAGLETKLADGKGGWIDATDAPVRDAPEPPKEHAPDGGWSELAKPLEEGGTPVIHAGSTETPHQQVRLVMDEIPAIGEANTRNYYAPESWKDGYQTNSAEALVAFEDRMNGGDSVAAPSTGGSPLQHVSDRLGGQWSDRNGFADIARELGERPVGARTAVAFEHHAAADPNAPEGSPRSKDRIETRIVAAVNTPHGVVFADPMTGRLATLPDDPTSIKAMPMGGGDAPHTPETPHTDRSADSETPVQEQAPKTELDIAERLKGPEETPTRVDESYLSDDGFRGTPEDHKSLRDRYDSAELAEQAREKALKRLEASPLKDRVSPEAAEAIYSYSREHAYAINDANRRGEAHPDFENAQRSTRAIVGALNELPDFHGEAIRGIDTKGDMRAAAIMAAHYEPGQTVPEPTMTSSTIKTSSDTKSKFGEDVEIHIVSKTGKDVSSLAENPRENEAINKPATQLYVHSKEFKTPPLVDRPKWVIHAEEVTPGDPRYLDPETAKQKMDERRARHAAEAPELARLAQAQSMARLGGFDEPQTPHFSTENPADHGVADVEKGPEYGDQPAQDHSATDDTLELPAPERDYSSMAVATNPPSEPAIHAGSASPAQQAAYLADRHPRLGEVNPHFNDPDALANGYRSNCTRTPGAYMDRLNGIDSTAEPLLVHEMDSRGTLEHVEERFGGEFSDRADYDTVIREMRDMPTDHHAVVAVKYLDENGVERGHVAMVANTRDGVAFIDPQSGALMNLPQPPLGVKLMHVGVPEGPAAQPVDPRIAFARDDTPDVPPSRIGPDGRPIVTPPLDAGYGMAHDEQPPGDRAEAERFLNDPEVAAAVDGLDPDKKRAVHEDENGVKHDVGPMRDLIREHLPAHPELVRLMEHPDNAYLRASLLNNPMTIGSLLLHPEAIPILEDALRDVEERGYQMIDDVREDGPGDTPLTQEQRDLANAAADIAADVEPGDQYHAGFDRADKGDPGKIQEFLDAEREAWPRNQGDLNRIAERIAEENNGDASGRPGPKDDDRAKAKIAGYDGDASKLTDLVGVKIQFDTLADVYNALSAVMDDPDLRIVSFDDRFANPQDSGYRDLQMNVRLPNGHVAELRLHLKHIDTVSAYEHALYEVRRDFPTYNRTLDENNKKRLSPEQALLEAALMDRVREKFMAGLRKGLPPEENT from the coding sequence ATGGAGATGCCCGACGCGGTCAAGTGGCTCTTGCCGATCGTCGTCGGGGAAAGCTGGCCCGAAGGCGACGAGGACAAGCTCCGCGAACTACGCGACGCCTGGCACAACGCTTCGAAGGCGATTCAGCCGATCGCCGACACCGCGACCAAGGGCGCCACCGAGGTCCTGGGCGGCTGGAGCGGACAGGGTGCGGAGAAGTTCGCCGAGGCCTGGAAGAAGTTCGTCGAGGGCGACGAGGCGTACTTCAAGTCGCTGGCCGATTCCTCGAAGGCACTCGGCGACTCGTGCAACGCGACCGCGCTGGACGTCGAGTACACGAAGTACATGATCATCATCTCGCTGGTGATCCTGGCCGCGCAGATCGTCGCGATGATCGCGGCCGCGGCGGTGACGTTCGGCGGGTCGACGGCCGGGATCGCGCCGGCCCAGATCGCCACCCGCATGACCGTCCAGATGATCTTCCGGCAGCTGATGCAGAAGCTCGCGCAGGAAGGCTTCAAGAAGGTCGCGAAGGAACTCCTGGAGAAGCTTCTCAAGGAGGGCCTGAAGAAGATCGGCAAGGAGGTCCTGCAGAACACGGCGATGAACCTCGCCATGGACGCGGGCATCCAGGGCCTCCAGATGGCCAAGGGCGACCGCGACAGCTGGGACTTCAGCAAGACCAAGGATTCCGCGATCAGCGGCGCCGTCGACGGCGTGGTCGGCGCGGGCAGCAGCAGTATCGGCAAGGGCGCCACCAAGGGGCTTTCCGACAGCGTCGGCGGCCAGATCGTCGACAGCGCGGCGCGCGGTGCCGTGCGCGGCGCGGCCGAAGGGGTCGCCAGCACGGTCGGGCAGGCCGCCGTCACCGGTGACCTGGACAAGCTTTCGGCCAAGGACGTCCTGATGGGCGCTTCCGGTGGAGCGGTCGGCGGTGGTGTCGACGGGGCGAAGAGCCAGATCGGCGACATCAAGGCCGCGAACACGCCAGGCGCCTCGGCGGGCGACGGTCCTTCCACGCCCGATGTGGATTCCGGGGATTCGGGGACGCCTTCGCGTACTCCGGGGTCTTCGGACTCGGGCACTTCGTCGGAGTCACGCTCTTCGTCGAACTCGGGCTCCTCCTCGGACTCAGGCACTTCGTCGGACTCGCGTTCTTCGTCGGACTCGGGCTCTTCGGACTCGAGCACTTCATCGGACTCGCGTTCTTCTTCGGATTCCGGAACCTCTTCGCGGTCGGACTCTTCCTCGGACCCGGCACCACGGTCCACTTCGGACAGTCAGGCGGCTTCGAGCCGCGGTTCGGACGGCTCCGCTGATCCGCAGCCGCGCTCCGAGAGCGGTCCGCAGCGGACGGCGGACAACGACCGGATCAGCCAGTCCTCGACGCAGGCCCCGGAACGTCCGGCCGACGCCCCGGCGAACACCGGTGACGGTCAGCGTCCGGCGCAGACCCACCAGAACGCCCCGGCGGCCGCCGCCGACAACGGATCCGGTCAGCAGCAGCAGGCCGCGGCGGGTAATCAGCAGCAGGCACCCGCCGCCCAGTCGCAGGCGCCGGCACAGACACCCGCGGCCAGCCCTGCGCCGAGCCCGTCACAGGGACCCGCGGCCAGTCCGGCGCCGAGCCCGTCTCACAATCCTTCGCAGTCCAGCGCGATGCCGCCCGCTGCTTCCTCTTCGACGGGTGCGCCGTCGAGTTCGGGCGGGTACGGCATGGCGTCGAACCCGGGTTCGACCTCGCCCGCTCCGTCGGGTGGCTACGGCATGGCGCCCGGCGGCAACGGGCCCACCCCCGGCGGTGGTTTCCCGCCTCCCGGGCACGATCCGTCCCGGCCCGTCCGGCCGAACGACAGCGTCCAGGCAGCGGGTTTCGCGGGCAACGGCGGACCGCAGCAGCCGCGTTTCGACCAGCCGCCCGCCCCGATGCCCTTCCAGGGCCAGCAGCCGATGCAGCCGCCGCCTCCGGGTGGTTTCGCGCCGCCTCCGCCACCGCCTCCCGGTGGTGGTGGCGCCATGCCGCCGCGAGGACCGCAGGGGCAGCCCGGTCCGATGGGCCCGCGTCCGCCGCAGCAACATCCCGGTCAGGGTGGATATCCGCAGGACCGCGGGCCGCGTCAGCGTCCTCAGCAACCGCCGCAGCCCCCTGGTCCGCAGGGTCCGCCTCGGCCGCCCCAGGGGTATCAGGGCAGGCCCGGACCTGGTCCGGGCCCGAACGGCGGGGTCCCGCCGCGTCCGCAGACACCTCCGCCCGGTCCGCCTCCGGGCAACCGCGGCCCGGCGGGCTATCAGCCGCCTCCGCCGCGGCCCCAGCAGCCGGGCAACGGTCCGTTCCCCGGCAACCGCGGTCCCGTGCCGCCGCCACCCGGTCACCAGTCCGGTCACCACCCCGGCCGGCCGGGGCATCCGGGACAGCAGCCCGGCAGGCCGATGCCGCCCGGCGCCGAGCCGCCACGTTTCGGTGGTCCGCAGCGTCCGCCGCAGGTCCCGGCACCGCGCCCCGGCCACGACGGGAACGCGGGCCCCCAGCAGCCGCAGCGTCCGCAGCAGCAGCCTCCGGTGCGGCCGGTGGAGCACGCGCCGCAGCAGGCACCTCAGGACCGCGGCGGGAACGTCCTGCCCAAGGACACCGAGCTTCCGAAGGACACCGAGGCTCCCAAGGACACGAACGTCCCGAAGGACACCGAGCTCCCGAAGGACGTCGAGTCCCCGAAGGACACTGAGGCGCCCCAGGACGTCACTCCCGACGACAGGACCACGGTCGACGAGCCGTACCTGACGGATCCGGACTTCCACACGGACGATCCCGCCGCCTACCGCGCGCTCGCCGAGACGCAGATCGACAAGCGCGGTTTCGACAAGGACACCGGGGAAGCGCGGAGCGAACAGGTCCGCCGCGAAGGTCTAGCCAAACGCGACGCCCACGAAGATCCGCGCGTCAAGGAGATGTCGGATCAGGGCGCCTACGCGGTGCACAGCTACACGCGCACCGACATGGCCGAGCGGATCACGCATGCCCAGCGGCACGGCGGCGCGGAGCTGGAAGCGCTGCGTCCGCATATCGAGGCGATCACGTCCGGTCTCAACGAGATGCCCGCCTACGAGGGGCTCGTCTCGCGGCGGGTGAACTTCAACGGCAACGAGAGCGCGATCCGGGCCTTCCTCGAAGCGCACGCCAAGGGCCAGGTCATCGTCGACCCGCAGATGCTGAGCACGTCGCGGGTCACCCCCGAACATCCGCACAGCAACTTCCCCGGCGAAGTCGAGATGCGCATCCAGTCGAAGACCGGGCGCCACATCGAGGACCTCGCCTCGAAGAAGGAAGAACGCGAAGTCCTGATGAAGTCGGCGACGCAGCTGCGCGTCACCGACGTCAAGATGGGCCCGGGGCATCCCGAGCACCCGGACTACAAGAAGCGCCTCGATGACGGATCGCCCAACGAACTGCCGAAGTGGATCGTCGAATGCGAAGAGGTCGTCGCCGGTGACGACGGCCATCTGAGCCCGGACGAGGTCCACCAGAAGGTCGCCGAGCGGCGCGACTACAACAACGCCGTGCAGGAACGGTTGGCGCAGGAAGCCGCCGACCAGGAAGCCCAGCTGCGTCGCGAGCACCCGGAGCTGTTCCAGGGCCAGGGCCTCGCGGGGCTCGAAACCAAGCTGGCCGACGGCAAGGGCGGCTGGATCGACGCCACCGACGCCCCGGTCCGGGACGCCCCCGAGCCGCCGAAGGAGCACGCTCCCGACGGCGGCTGGTCCGAGCTGGCGAAGCCGCTCGAAGAGGGCGGGACGCCGGTCATCCACGCCGGTTCGACCGAGACGCCGCACCAGCAGGTCCGGCTGGTCATGGACGAGATCCCCGCGATCGGCGAGGCCAACACGCGCAACTACTACGCGCCCGAGTCGTGGAAGGACGGCTACCAGACGAACTCGGCCGAGGCGCTGGTCGCGTTCGAAGACCGGATGAACGGCGGCGACTCGGTCGCCGCGCCGTCGACCGGCGGTTCACCGCTGCAGCACGTCAGCGACCGGCTCGGCGGGCAGTGGTCGGATCGGAACGGTTTCGCCGATATCGCACGTGAGCTGGGCGAACGTCCGGTCGGCGCGCGGACCGCGGTGGCGTTCGAGCATCACGCCGCCGCCGATCCGAACGCGCCGGAGGGCTCGCCGCGGTCCAAGGACCGGATCGAGACCCGGATCGTCGCCGCGGTGAACACGCCGCACGGCGTGGTCTTCGCCGACCCGATGACCGGGCGGCTCGCGACGCTGCCCGACGATCCGACGTCGATCAAGGCGATGCCGATGGGCGGCGGCGACGCCCCGCACACGCCGGAAACGCCGCACACCGACAGGTCCGCCGACTCCGAAACCCCCGTCCAGGAGCAGGCGCCCAAGACCGAACTCGACATCGCCGAGCGGCTCAAGGGCCCGGAAGAAACTCCCACGCGAGTCGACGAGAGCTACCTCTCCGACGACGGCTTCCGTGGCACGCCGGAGGATCACAAGAGCCTCCGTGACCGTTACGACAGCGCCGAACTCGCCGAACAGGCTCGCGAAAAGGCGCTCAAGCGGCTCGAAGCCAGCCCGCTGAAGGACCGCGTCTCCCCTGAGGCCGCCGAAGCGATCTACTCCTACTCGCGCGAACACGCGTACGCGATCAACGACGCGAACCGCCGGGGTGAAGCGCACCCCGACTTCGAGAACGCCCAGCGCAGCACCAGGGCGATCGTCGGCGCGCTCAACGAGCTGCCGGACTTCCACGGCGAGGCCATCCGCGGCATCGACACCAAGGGTGACATGCGGGCCGCCGCGATCATGGCGGCGCACTACGAACCCGGCCAGACCGTCCCCGAGCCGACGATGACCAGCTCGACCATCAAGACTTCGTCGGACACGAAGTCGAAGTTCGGCGAAGACGTCGAGATCCACATCGTCTCGAAGACGGGCAAGGACGTCTCGTCGCTCGCCGAAAACCCGCGCGAGAACGAGGCCATCAACAAGCCGGCCACGCAGCTTTACGTGCACAGCAAGGAGTTCAAGACTCCGCCGCTGGTCGACCGGCCGAAGTGGGTCATCCACGCCGAAGAGGTCACGCCCGGCGACCCGCGCTACCTCGACCCCGAGACCGCCAAGCAGAAGATGGACGAGCGGCGGGCCCGGCACGCCGCGGAGGCGCCGGAACTCGCGCGTCTGGCCCAGGCGCAGTCGATGGCGCGCCTCGGCGGCTTCGACGAGCCGCAGACTCCGCACTTCTCCACGGAGAACCCGGCGGACCACGGCGTCGCGGACGTCGAAAAGGGGCCCGAGTACGGCGACCAGCCAGCTCAAGACCACTCGGCCACCGACGACACGCTCGAACTGCCTGCCCCCGAGCGGGACTACTCGTCGATGGCGGTCGCGACGAACCCGCCGAGCGAACCGGCGATCCACGCCGGCTCGGCGAGCCCCGCGCAGCAGGCCGCGTACCTCGCCGACCGGCACCCGCGGCTCGGCGAGGTCAACCCGCATTTCAACGACCCCGACGCGTTGGCGAACGGCTACCGCTCCAACTGCACCCGCACGCCGGGCGCGTACATGGACCGGCTGAACGGCATCGACTCGACCGCCGAACCGCTGCTCGTCCACGAGATGGACAGCCGGGGCACGCTGGAGCACGTCGAAGAGCGGTTCGGCGGGGAGTTCTCCGACCGCGCCGACTACGACACCGTCATCCGCGAGATGCGGGACATGCCGACCGATCACCACGCGGTCGTGGCGGTGAAGTACCTCGACGAGAACGGCGTCGAGCGCGGGCACGTCGCGATGGTGGCGAATACGCGGGACGGCGTCGCGTTCATCGACCCGCAGTCCGGCGCGCTGATGAACCTGCCGCAGCCGCCGCTGGGCGTGAAGCTGATGCACGTCGGCGTCCCGGAAGGCCCGGCCGCGCAGCCCGTCGACCCGCGGATCGCGTTCGCCAGGGATGACACGCCCGACGTGCCGCCGTCGAGGATCGGGCCGGACGGCCGTCCGATCGTGACACCGCCGCTCGACGCGGGCTACGGCATGGCGCACGACGAGCAGCCACCGGGCGACCGGGCCGAGGCCGAGCGGTTCCTGAACGATCCCGAGGTCGCGGCCGCGGTGGACGGGCTGGACCCGGACAAGAAGCGGGCCGTCCACGAGGACGAAAACGGGGTCAAGCACGACGTCGGGCCGATGCGGGACTTAATCCGCGAGCATCTGCCCGCGCATCCGGAGCTCGTCCGGCTGATGGAGCATCCGGACAACGCGTACCTGCGGGCTTCGCTGCTGAACAACCCGATGACCATCGGCAGCCTGCTGCTGCACCCGGAGGCCATCCCGATCCTCGAAGACGCCCTGCGTGACGTCGAGGAACGCGGCTACCAGATGATCGACGACGTCCGTGAGGACGGTCCCGGCGACACTCCGCTGACCCAGGAGCAGCGGGACCTCGCGAACGCGGCGGCGGATATCGCCGCCGACGTGGAGCCCGGCGATCAGTACCACGCCGGCTTCGATCGCGCGGACAAGGGCGATCCCGGGAAGATCCAGGAATTCCTGGACGCCGAGCGGGAGGCATGGCCGCGGAATCAGGGCGACCTCAACCGGATCGCCGAACGGATCGCGGAGGAGAACAACGGTGACGCGTCGGGCAGGCCCGGTCCGAAGGACGACGACCGCGCGAAGGCGAAGATCGCGGGCTACGACGGAGACGCGTCGAAACTGACCGACCTGGTGGGCGTGAAAATCCAGTTCGACACGCTGGCCGACGTCTACAACGCGCTGAGCGCGGTGATGGACGATCCGGACCTCCGGATCGTCAGCTTCGACGACCGGTTCGCGAATCCGCAGGACAGCGGATACCGCGATCTGCAGATGAACGTCCGGCTGCCGAACGGGCACGTCGCCGAACTGCGGCTGCACCTGAAGCACATCGACACCGTGTCGGCCTACGAGCACGCCTTGTACGAGGTCCGCCGCGACTTCCCGACGTACAACCGGACACTGGACGAGAACAACAAGAAGAGGTTGTCCCCGGAACAGGCCCTGCTGGAAGCCGCGTTGATGGACCGGGTCCGGGAGAAGTTCATGGCCGGTCTCCGCAAGGGCCTGCCTCCTGAGGAGAACACGTGA
- a CDS encoding WXG100 family type VII secretion target: MPNGGGGAGFTADPEAVKTAAAKLGIAADQLDEAGKELLAAMNSLGQCWGNDDAGKEFAKDYEPGAQGSSEGFANVVEALRGMQHNVERSMTAFTNAEEEIKSTLDKKV; this comes from the coding sequence ATGCCGAACGGTGGGGGTGGAGCCGGGTTCACCGCGGATCCGGAAGCGGTGAAGACGGCCGCTGCCAAACTGGGGATCGCGGCGGACCAGCTGGACGAAGCGGGCAAGGAACTGCTGGCCGCGATGAACTCGCTGGGCCAGTGCTGGGGCAACGACGACGCGGGCAAGGAGTTCGCGAAGGACTACGAGCCCGGCGCGCAGGGATCGTCCGAAGGGTTCGCGAACGTCGTCGAGGCGCTGCGGGGCATGCAGCACAACGTCGAACGGTCGATGACCGCGTTCACGAACGCCGAGGAAGAGATCAAGTCGACGCTGGACAAGAAGGTCTAG
- a CDS encoding YbaB/EbfC family nucleoid-associated protein: protein MTTAGDDSARLEARNAAMKDQVDTLLEQFERQTAQLRDAQEAASQTSATVVSQDGLVRATIDATGTLAKLEIQPNAFERTNPAQLANTVLTLVRQGSLQVKQQVADLMAPITEGLPDLSDLIEGAPSLQGLMPAIPDFLAEEEETAAPAKSDEDFDAPLMIKDDAPPPPPSAPPAPPTPKPVPKRVRQQDDDEEEPPSSWLTRGV, encoded by the coding sequence GTGACGACGGCCGGCGACGACAGCGCACGCCTCGAAGCGCGCAATGCCGCCATGAAGGACCAGGTCGACACGCTGCTCGAACAGTTCGAGCGGCAGACGGCCCAGCTCCGGGACGCGCAGGAAGCCGCTTCGCAGACGTCGGCGACGGTGGTCTCGCAGGACGGCCTCGTCCGCGCCACCATCGACGCGACCGGCACGCTCGCCAAGCTGGAGATCCAGCCGAACGCTTTCGAGCGCACCAATCCCGCGCAGCTGGCCAACACGGTGCTGACGCTGGTCCGTCAGGGATCGTTGCAGGTCAAGCAGCAGGTCGCCGACCTGATGGCCCCGATCACCGAAGGGCTGCCGGACCTGTCGGACCTCATCGAAGGCGCGCCTTCACTCCAGGGGCTGATGCCGGCGATCCCCGACTTCCTCGCGGAAGAGGAGGAGACGGCCGCGCCCGCGAAGTCCGACGAAGACTTCGACGCCCCGCTGATGATCAAGGACGACGCCCCGCCGCCTCCTCCGTCCGCCCCTCCCGCGCCGCCGACGCCGAAACCGGTTCCGAAACGGGTGCGTCAGCAGGACGACGATGAGGAAGAGCCGCCCTCGAGCTGGCTGACCAGGGGGGTCTGA
- a CDS encoding MFS transporter codes for MTTTATAPTRAYVRDRDFRRLLFTRFSAHWGNGMYQAGLAGAVLFNPERAADALAMAGGFAALLLPYSIVGPFAGALLDRWDRRKVLIFASLLRSFTIIATAVAVGAGAAGIGLFSLALASEGISRFIGSGLSASLPHVVEEKSVVAANAFAATWGSVLAVVGGGCAIGLRTLTGADDAGSAWVTAVAALGGIGAAVLASGFARGLLGPSVVDEPANPALAVARGLADGAKAAWRTPSVTAGFVALFAHRASYGISLLVTVLLMRNHFAAGMTGLGQMAAFAGAGILVAGLLTARLIKLFGRVRVVVGALVLAAVAQSALGLPMTIPTALLAAFLVTGAGQVLKLCVDSSVQLDVADEARGRVFALYDTLFNITQVVAVSLAATVIPADGRSPGLLITAAVLYLVGAAGYLLAARKGRTADKAPPLALG; via the coding sequence GTGACGACCACCGCCACGGCGCCCACCAGGGCGTACGTTCGCGACCGTGACTTCCGCCGTCTGCTGTTCACGCGGTTCTCCGCGCACTGGGGCAACGGCATGTACCAGGCGGGCCTGGCCGGAGCCGTCCTCTTCAACCCCGAACGCGCCGCCGACGCGCTCGCCATGGCGGGCGGGTTCGCGGCGTTGCTGCTGCCCTATTCGATCGTCGGCCCGTTCGCGGGTGCGCTGCTCGACCGTTGGGACCGCCGGAAGGTCCTGATCTTCGCGAGCCTTCTGCGCTCCTTCACCATCATCGCGACGGCCGTCGCCGTGGGCGCGGGAGCGGCGGGGATCGGGCTGTTCTCCCTGGCCCTGGCGTCCGAAGGCATCTCGCGGTTCATCGGCTCGGGGCTGTCGGCGTCGCTTCCGCACGTCGTCGAAGAGAAGTCCGTGGTCGCCGCGAACGCCTTCGCCGCGACCTGGGGTTCGGTGCTCGCCGTGGTCGGCGGTGGCTGCGCGATCGGCCTCCGGACGCTGACCGGCGCCGACGACGCCGGCTCCGCGTGGGTCACCGCCGTCGCCGCGCTGGGCGGGATCGGCGCCGCCGTCCTGGCCTCGGGGTTCGCGCGCGGGCTGCTCGGGCCGTCGGTGGTCGACGAACCGGCGAACCCGGCGCTCGCCGTCGCCCGAGGCCTGGCGGACGGCGCGAAGGCGGCCTGGCGGACGCCCAGCGTGACGGCCGGGTTCGTCGCGCTGTTCGCTCATCGCGCGTCGTACGGCATCTCGCTGCTGGTGACCGTGCTGTTGATGCGCAACCACTTCGCCGCCGGGATGACGGGGCTGGGCCAGATGGCGGCGTTCGCCGGCGCGGGGATCCTCGTCGCCGGACTGCTGACCGCCCGGCTGATCAAGCTGTTCGGCAGGGTCCGCGTCGTGGTGGGGGCGCTGGTGCTGGCAGCGGTCGCGCAGTCCGCGCTCGGCCTGCCGATGACGATCCCCACCGCGTTGCTCGCGGCGTTCCTGGTGACCGGGGCCGGGCAGGTGCTGAAACTCTGCGTCGATTCCTCGGTCCAGCTCGACGTCGCAGACGAAGCGAGAGGACGGGTCTTCGCGCTCTACGACACGCTTTTCAACATCACCCAGGTCGTCGCGGTCTCGCTGGCCGCGACGGTGATCCCGGCCGACGGCCGCTCGCCGGGACTCCTGATCACGGCGGCCGTCCTCTACCTCGTGGGCGCCGCCGGATACCTGCTCGCGGCGCGAAAAGGGAGAACTGCTGATAAGGCTCCGCCCTTGGCATTAGGGTGA
- a CDS encoding YqgE/AlgH family protein: MADVPADAEVEPGTLLVAAPTMFDPNFRRTVVFVIDHRDEGTLGVVLNRPSDVPVYDVLPNWGGHVAEPQSVFVGGPVEKKTALCLAALRTGETAASVPGVIAVRGPVALVDLDTDPEILVPKVRGVRVFAGYAGWDSGQLASEIERDDWVIVPALPSDVLASPHHDLWGQVLRRQGIPLALLATHPGDLQRN; this comes from the coding sequence ATGGCGGACGTGCCAGCGGACGCCGAGGTCGAACCGGGAACGCTCCTGGTCGCCGCCCCCACGATGTTCGATCCGAATTTCCGGCGGACCGTCGTGTTCGTCATCGATCACCGGGACGAGGGAACGCTCGGCGTCGTGCTCAACCGGCCGAGTGACGTCCCGGTGTACGACGTGCTGCCCAACTGGGGCGGGCACGTCGCCGAACCGCAGTCGGTGTTCGTCGGCGGTCCGGTGGAGAAGAAGACGGCGTTGTGCCTGGCCGCGCTGCGGACCGGTGAGACGGCGGCCAGCGTGCCCGGCGTGATCGCCGTCCGCGGCCCGGTCGCGCTGGTCGACCTCGACACCGATCCCGAGATCCTGGTGCCGAAGGTCCGCGGGGTGCGGGTCTTCGCCGGATACGCGGGCTGGGACTCCGGCCAGCTGGCGAGCGAGATCGAACGCGACGACTGGGTGATCGTCCCGGCGCTGCCCAGCGACGTCCTCGCTTCGCCGCACCACGACCTGTGGGGTCAGGTGCTGCGGCGTCAGGGCATTCCGCTGGCGCTGCTGGCCACCCACCCGGGAGACCTTCAGCGGAACTAG
- a CDS encoding SdpI family protein, whose amino-acid sequence MFVIALVPIVLGVLVGWGGFLGLREKLPRDRGAGVRTAATMRSEDAFRLGNKVAGVPTLAGGVIAVLAGIAALVMPTTFGLLLASFVGVAGMIALVAAGGVLGNRAAATVPEPEPERPAGCSGCACGTCGVFKKADTATA is encoded by the coding sequence GTGTTCGTCATAGCGCTGGTCCCGATCGTGCTGGGTGTCCTCGTCGGCTGGGGTGGGTTCCTCGGCCTGCGCGAGAAGCTGCCGCGTGACCGCGGCGCCGGCGTGCGCACCGCCGCCACGATGCGCAGTGAGGACGCCTTCCGGCTCGGCAACAAGGTCGCCGGGGTCCCGACGCTGGCCGGCGGCGTGATCGCCGTGCTCGCGGGGATCGCCGCGCTGGTCATGCCGACGACGTTCGGGCTGCTGCTCGCCTCGTTCGTGGGCGTGGCCGGGATGATCGCGCTGGTCGCGGCCGGGGGAGTGCTCGGCAACCGTGCGGCCGCGACGGTGCCGGAGCCCGAGCCGGAGCGGCCCGCCGGATGCAGTGGCTGCGCCTGCGGCACCTGCGGCGTCTTCAAGAAGGCCGACACCGCCACCGCCTAG